Proteins from a genomic interval of Cyanobium sp. AMD-g:
- a CDS encoding ShlB/FhaC/HecB family hemolysin secretion/activation protein: protein MLLLLAQLVAPPLQDGPVRLPGPPRQLERPTLAEPQPPAPVDTRPLETPEPEPGGIRPVPSTPDPASQAPSPLPAGPLPEIRGLTLYSPLQVRGILAECSRIADPQEQLKACAVALSTRLVFDGYVSSRVYVVSDPTPGYLNVVEGTVAGIQVSGSDPRLNRRVARLLDPLRGQILRLSTVEMQLQLLKRQPGIKSVRGTLARLGSDPSEGVFRVAVEPASEPWQGDLAIRNDGTGGSGEFRAVATLLKPGLLQRGDTLLIYGELNATDTPELGAAIASLSYTYPFSDSFSLTAGFGFSRRNLVELPAPVDGFSTSQYQGLAQFEWVFRESLSQRWSLFAGYSNSRSNTYEQGAVLPAAVPESVRRPSGGYMRFGINGSVANRHSSWNGSAYLLQGVTAATPAVQRQQLAEAGIAIGGATAIGAILSGSWTVAPRWQINLRTAAQLAFAPLTSSMQFTLGSDVGLRGLPGQLVSGDSGWLASSEAVWTFWNGKTSALQLVPFIGAGGIRSNFTGGSFGDTVGAGGVLVRWLASNHWTAELGWVRPFSTNDNFGVWNDWLLGQGLYTKVNYRF, encoded by the coding sequence ATGCTGCTCCTTCTCGCCCAGTTGGTGGCTCCACCCCTGCAGGACGGTCCGGTCCGATTGCCAGGTCCCCCCCGCCAGCTGGAGCGACCGACCCTCGCCGAACCGCAGCCGCCCGCCCCCGTCGACACCCGGCCCCTGGAAACACCGGAGCCCGAGCCCGGCGGCATCCGGCCGGTACCCTCCACCCCTGACCCCGCTTCCCAGGCACCGTCCCCCCTTCCAGCGGGGCCGCTGCCGGAGATCCGCGGACTGACGCTTTACAGCCCCCTCCAGGTGCGCGGGATCCTGGCCGAGTGCAGCCGCATCGCCGATCCCCAGGAACAGCTCAAGGCCTGCGCCGTAGCCCTCAGTACCCGGCTGGTCTTCGATGGGTACGTCAGCAGCCGCGTCTACGTGGTGAGCGACCCCACCCCGGGATACCTGAATGTGGTGGAGGGGACTGTCGCTGGGATCCAGGTGTCCGGCAGCGATCCCCGGTTGAACCGTCGTGTCGCGCGACTGCTGGACCCCCTGCGGGGTCAGATCCTGCGGTTATCAACGGTGGAGATGCAGTTGCAGCTCCTGAAGCGGCAGCCAGGCATCAAGAGTGTCCGGGGGACCCTGGCGCGGCTGGGTAGTGATCCCTCCGAAGGGGTTTTCCGGGTCGCGGTGGAACCGGCCAGCGAGCCGTGGCAGGGGGACCTGGCGATCCGCAACGACGGCACCGGCGGCTCAGGGGAGTTCCGGGCCGTGGCCACGCTGCTCAAACCCGGCCTGCTGCAACGAGGCGACACCCTGCTGATCTACGGCGAACTCAATGCCACCGACACCCCCGAACTGGGAGCCGCCATTGCCTCGCTGAGTTACACCTACCCCTTCAGCGATAGCTTCAGCCTCACCGCTGGTTTCGGCTTCAGTCGCCGCAACCTGGTGGAGCTGCCGGCGCCGGTGGACGGGTTCTCCACCAGCCAGTACCAGGGCCTGGCCCAGTTCGAATGGGTGTTCCGCGAATCCCTGAGCCAGCGCTGGAGTCTCTTCGCCGGTTACAGCAACAGCCGCAGCAACACCTACGAACAGGGCGCCGTTCTGCCAGCCGCCGTACCTGAAAGTGTCCGCAGACCTTCCGGCGGATACATGCGCTTCGGCATCAATGGCAGTGTGGCCAACCGCCATTCCAGCTGGAACGGCAGCGCCTACCTGCTGCAGGGCGTCACGGCAGCGACCCCCGCGGTCCAGCGCCAGCAACTGGCGGAGGCGGGCATCGCCATCGGTGGCGCCACCGCCATCGGCGCCATCCTGTCCGGCTCCTGGACCGTGGCACCCCGCTGGCAGATCAACCTGCGCACCGCCGCCCAGCTGGCCTTCGCACCACTCACCTCATCCATGCAGTTCACCCTCGGCTCCGATGTGGGGCTGCGGGGCCTCCCCGGCCAGCTCGTCAGCGGCGACAGCGGCTGGCTGGCCAGCTCCGAGGCGGTGTGGACCTTCTGGAACGGCAAGACCAGTGCCCTCCAGCTCGTGCCGTTCATTGGCGCCGGGGGCATCCGCAGCAACTTCACCGGTGGCTCCTTCGGCGACACCGTGGGGGCAGGCGGGGTGCTGGTGCGCTGGCTGGCCAGCAATCACTGGACGGCGGAGCTGGGCTGGGTGCGGCCCTTCTCCACCAACGACAACTTCGGGGTCTGGAACGACTGGCTGCTGGGACAGGGCCTGTACACCAAGGTGAATTACCGCTTCTGA
- a CDS encoding DUF3307 domain-containing protein, translated as MPDLPAVFNVFLMLAMAHFLGDFGLQSDRMAREKCPGCGVTLGWGWWLASHAAIHGFLVGMVTQSPLLGVAEWVVHLLIDFGKCRRLWTLSFDQALHILCKFLWAWLAIRQASTPLWFQ; from the coding sequence GTGCCTGATCTTCCAGCGGTCTTCAATGTCTTTCTCATGCTGGCGATGGCCCATTTCCTCGGCGATTTCGGGCTGCAAAGTGATCGCATGGCGCGGGAGAAATGTCCAGGTTGCGGGGTGACCCTTGGATGGGGCTGGTGGCTAGCCTCCCATGCCGCCATCCATGGCTTTCTGGTGGGGATGGTCACGCAATCTCCGCTTTTGGGTGTGGCAGAATGGGTGGTGCATCTGCTGATCGACTTCGGCAAATGCCGACGTCTCTGGACCCTGTCCTTCGATCAGGCGCTTCACATCCTCTGCAAGTTCCTCTGGGCCTGGCTGGCGATTCGCCAGGCCTCCACACCACTCTGGTTCCAATGA
- a CDS encoding CHAT domain-containing protein, translated as MKPKRWFAPLRVLVLMGLAATPAAAGEITATGGPLGLGSVVNGLPGGSCFGGACAIQGGTSAGANLFHRFSAFDTRGGITGVSLDVAGHRNVMVGVTHPLGSFIDKAITLSGPANLVWLSPGGIRISGAGTFTNAQQLNLTTATGLRVGEGRFDVYGTTAAAAASLAGAPVLGLSGLSTDPATLSQLGLSAQGDLAIEGGLLTVDGGLLLDAQGGHVLLGGSRLQAPGGQVALQGQQVSLQNTTVDVSSPAAAGGSISLSGQQVSLVGSSLLATGGTAGGVVRVGADPLGSVTALNTTVDASSTLRADATGTGPGGRILVLGTERAEVAGAISARGGPQGGDGGFVETSAGWLALATTPDLSAPRGRGGTWLIDPRDIEIVAFGGGLPPGGSPGVAPGDPSLINVAFINAALNTGTTVFVDTTNPAASQPGNISLLAPVQKTSGTDATLELKADGLIRINMAGANPVAFSNSSATGRLDVNLWYQKTADAATPAGAISWEKGDVDIKTGTLRALQGAARIDGNIELTGLVEPFNLVSGTVRTGEFAWSPASRGAVQLSFFANPNPATLDVSRRYTQGPDRVATAFSTALLQIGPSAQVSSIDGGTFRDVTPIKTTFLKVSDGATLALNQASISGPNLAIASGAQLQLSGSNQLADLASAGSILIAPDSTLNLQTATISAGTSIVLQGNGSARLRVDSATFRNDGTVQGSGEIVVGPNGTGSFSNGGSPLPGAPVALLDPIGSLVIRAASFRLADNSQLLFDLSTADQLSIFGDTVLGGGLEAASPPIVGVATPFDLIRAQAISGAFIPNQVFLPVGFELQGVAMTGDPLLPVAVGGSLAANAPPPPAPPDPPFTPSPPPTAAPPQTVTVPQEPSPAPSPEPTPSLLVPDLGYQIFAGTQTSPFGSNLTGSRQGVGTEALAVNLSEADFSLADGTLTAPAPLTVTTAALSPDLVAGALSDGDQQRTEDVRRTLGDVGTAADSNGTLRLDELQRLLSKASQKGDKDDERFNPAVLMVSFTEQKEAAGQEQKPPAAQDQKAQAGTDQAGSEKKPTNSFLDLILLSRKGEPFGQRVELSRERFGQQLRALYRQLARLEPLDVENPESPTRQIHRALIAPLAEELKAKGITTLVIVADRGLQGLPFAALHDGTSFFGDQFGFSITPSLNLTSFGPPRLARGRVLAAGASEFEGLSPLPLVPEELAGIPDGVGIDRFLNKNFTPEVLLSQAADPRYERLHVATHAEFMPGGPSQARIFTGTGSVSLQEFARLRQQRSSSPLELFVLSACRTALGDSDSELGFAGLALQAGSRSAIGTLWYVDDVATSAYFLQLYRYLDQGVQKADALRATRQAMATGKVRLEGDKVIGSDGVPLLTELTPSQRRRVASGMAHPYFWAGVQLIGTPW; from the coding sequence TTGAAACCCAAGCGTTGGTTTGCTCCTCTGCGGGTTCTCGTCCTGATGGGTCTGGCGGCCACACCCGCTGCCGCCGGTGAGATCACCGCCACGGGTGGTCCGCTGGGGCTGGGCAGCGTGGTGAATGGGCTTCCAGGAGGCAGTTGCTTCGGCGGGGCCTGTGCGATCCAGGGGGGCACCTCCGCCGGGGCCAACCTCTTCCACCGCTTCTCCGCCTTTGATACCCGTGGCGGGATCACCGGCGTCAGCCTTGATGTGGCCGGCCACCGCAACGTGATGGTGGGCGTCACCCATCCCCTGGGCAGCTTCATCGACAAGGCCATCACCCTGAGTGGTCCGGCCAACCTCGTCTGGCTCTCGCCGGGGGGGATCCGGATCAGCGGCGCCGGCACCTTCACCAATGCTCAGCAACTCAACCTGACCACCGCCACCGGTCTGCGGGTGGGTGAGGGTCGTTTCGATGTGTATGGCACCACGGCTGCCGCCGCCGCCTCCCTGGCCGGGGCGCCTGTCCTGGGCCTGTCCGGGCTCAGTACCGACCCGGCCACCCTGAGCCAGCTTGGTCTTTCCGCCCAGGGGGATCTGGCCATTGAGGGCGGCCTGCTCACCGTGGATGGCGGACTGCTGCTCGATGCCCAGGGGGGCCATGTGTTGCTGGGTGGATCCCGGCTTCAGGCCCCCGGGGGACAGGTGGCCCTGCAGGGCCAGCAGGTGTCGCTCCAGAACACCACGGTCGACGTTTCCAGCCCTGCCGCAGCGGGCGGCAGCATCAGCCTCTCCGGACAGCAGGTTTCTCTGGTCGGATCCAGCCTTCTGGCGACCGGCGGTACGGCGGGTGGGGTCGTGCGGGTCGGAGCCGATCCCCTGGGGTCCGTGACCGCGTTGAACACCACGGTGGACGCCTCCTCCACCCTGCGAGCGGACGCCACCGGCACTGGCCCTGGAGGCCGCATCCTGGTCCTCGGCACGGAACGGGCCGAGGTGGCTGGTGCCATCAGCGCCCGGGGCGGCCCCCAGGGAGGCGATGGTGGATTTGTGGAAACCTCTGCGGGGTGGCTGGCACTGGCCACCACGCCGGATCTCTCGGCACCCAGGGGGCGAGGTGGCACCTGGCTGATCGACCCCCGCGACATCGAGATCGTCGCCTTCGGGGGCGGGTTGCCTCCTGGTGGGTCGCCTGGGGTAGCGCCAGGCGACCCGTCGCTGATCAATGTCGCCTTCATCAACGCGGCGCTCAACACCGGCACGACGGTCTTCGTTGACACGACGAATCCCGCCGCAAGTCAGCCGGGAAACATTTCGCTTCTGGCCCCGGTCCAGAAAACCTCTGGAACCGACGCCACGTTGGAGTTGAAGGCCGACGGCCTCATCAGGATCAACATGGCTGGCGCCAACCCTGTCGCCTTCTCAAACAGCTCCGCAACGGGACGTCTGGATGTCAATCTCTGGTACCAGAAAACAGCGGATGCCGCCACGCCAGCAGGTGCCATCAGCTGGGAGAAGGGCGACGTCGATATCAAAACAGGCACCCTCCGGGCCTTGCAGGGTGCCGCACGAATCGATGGCAACATCGAACTCACCGGCCTGGTCGAACCCTTCAATCTTGTCTCCGGTACGGTTCGGACGGGTGAGTTCGCCTGGAGTCCAGCCAGCAGGGGGGCGGTTCAGCTTTCCTTTTTTGCTAATCCGAATCCTGCCACTCTGGATGTCTCCAGACGTTACACCCAGGGCCCGGATCGCGTCGCCACAGCCTTCTCCACGGCACTGCTGCAGATTGGTCCATCCGCTCAAGTCAGCAGCATCGATGGTGGCACGTTCAGGGATGTAACGCCAATCAAAACAACCTTCCTCAAGGTTTCAGATGGCGCAACCCTTGCTCTCAATCAGGCGAGCATCAGTGGTCCCAATCTGGCCATTGCAAGTGGCGCACAGCTACAGCTGTCTGGATCCAATCAGCTGGCGGACCTTGCCAGTGCCGGATCGATCCTGATTGCTCCAGACAGCACCTTGAATCTGCAGACTGCGACCATCTCCGCTGGTACCTCGATTGTTCTGCAGGGGAATGGTTCGGCAAGGCTGCGGGTCGACAGTGCCACGTTTCGGAATGATGGAACGGTCCAGGGTTCCGGTGAGATTGTGGTCGGTCCTAACGGTACGGGGTCTTTCTCGAATGGAGGCTCCCCCCTGCCGGGGGCCCCGGTGGCGTTGCTGGATCCCATCGGTTCGCTCGTCATTCGCGCCGCAAGCTTCCGGCTGGCCGACAACAGCCAGCTCCTTTTTGATCTCTCCACCGCTGATCAACTCTCCATCTTCGGCGACACCGTCCTTGGCGGGGGGCTGGAAGCGGCTTCTCCGCCCATCGTCGGGGTTGCCACTCCCTTCGACCTGATCAGGGCCCAGGCCATCAGCGGCGCTTTCATTCCCAACCAGGTTTTTCTGCCGGTTGGTTTCGAGCTTCAGGGTGTGGCCATGACTGGCGATCCGCTGTTGCCGGTCGCCGTTGGCGGCAGCCTGGCGGCTAACGCTCCACCCCCCCCCGCGCCACCCGATCCGCCCTTCACCCCGAGCCCGCCTCCCACAGCCGCGCCGCCCCAGACGGTGACCGTTCCCCAGGAGCCGTCACCAGCGCCGTCCCCCGAGCCGACCCCGTCGCTCCTGGTGCCTGATCTCGGCTACCAAATCTTTGCTGGCACCCAGACGTCCCCCTTCGGCTCCAATCTCACCGGCAGCCGTCAAGGCGTCGGTACCGAGGCTCTGGCGGTGAATCTCTCGGAAGCCGATTTCAGCCTGGCGGACGGGACCCTTACGGCTCCTGCTCCCCTCACCGTCACCACGGCTGCCCTTTCGCCGGACCTGGTGGCCGGGGCCCTCTCGGATGGGGATCAGCAGCGGACGGAGGATGTGAGGAGGACCCTGGGGGATGTGGGCACGGCGGCGGATTCCAACGGAACCCTGCGTCTTGATGAGCTGCAGCGACTGCTCAGCAAGGCTTCCCAGAAGGGGGACAAGGACGACGAACGCTTCAATCCGGCTGTCCTCATGGTGTCCTTCACGGAACAGAAGGAGGCTGCAGGCCAGGAGCAGAAGCCCCCTGCGGCCCAGGATCAGAAGGCCCAGGCAGGCACTGACCAGGCAGGCAGCGAGAAGAAACCGACCAATTCCTTCCTCGATCTGATTCTGCTCAGTCGCAAGGGTGAGCCGTTCGGTCAGCGGGTTGAACTGTCCCGCGAGCGCTTCGGACAACAGCTGCGGGCGCTCTATCGCCAGCTGGCTCGCCTTGAACCGCTTGACGTGGAGAACCCTGAGTCCCCCACCAGGCAGATCCACAGGGCCCTGATTGCCCCCTTGGCGGAGGAACTCAAGGCCAAAGGCATCACCACCCTGGTGATCGTCGCCGACCGGGGCCTGCAGGGCCTTCCCTTCGCGGCGCTGCATGACGGCACCAGCTTTTTCGGCGACCAGTTCGGCTTCTCGATCACCCCGTCCCTCAACCTCACCTCCTTCGGCCCTCCCCGGCTGGCCCGGGGTCGGGTGCTGGCGGCGGGGGCTTCGGAGTTCGAAGGACTCAGCCCTTTGCCCCTGGTGCCCGAGGAGCTGGCAGGTATCCCGGATGGGGTCGGCATCGACCGCTTCCTGAACAAGAACTTCACCCCGGAGGTGCTCCTCAGCCAGGCCGCCGACCCCCGTTATGAGCGCCTGCACGTGGCCACCCATGCGGAGTTCATGCCCGGTGGACCGTCCCAGGCCCGCATCTTCACCGGAACTGGCTCCGTCAGTCTTCAGGAGTTCGCCAGGCTGCGGCAGCAACGCAGCAGCAGTCCGCTGGAGCTGTTCGTGCTGAGCGCCTGTCGCACAGCCCTGGGGGATAGCGACAGTGAGCTCGGCTTTGCAGGCCTGGCCCTGCAGGCCGGATCACGCAGTGCGATCGGGACACTCTGGTATGTCGATGATGTCGCCACCTCGGCCTACTTCCTGCAGCTCTATCGCTACCTTGACCAGGGCGTGCAGAAAGCCGATGCCCTGCGGGCCACACGACAGGCGATGGCCACTGGCAAAGTGCGTCTTGAGGGCGATAAGGTCATCGGGTCCGATGGTGTCCCCCTACTCACCGAATTGACACCATCCCAGCGGCGCCGAGTCGCGTCAGGCATGGCCCATCCCTACTTCTGGGCCGGGGTTCAGTTGATTGGAACTCCCTGGTGA
- a CDS encoding mechanosensitive ion channel family protein, with protein MALLQIWISALAATAGLLVLARLGRLRHLPTLPLRLPLLAIAAWVLLSSLPLQGLPPAYRVWVLLTDDLLLTYAAILIALWAALEVPAHLGLWRPPPQLLMQLLTLGSGALATVVLVRQSARLDLVGLVTTSAVLTAVIGLAAQESLKDLFAGLELQLGDDFTEGDFLELDQGVRGVVVRVSWRDTMLRNMDGQLVVVPNSLVTARVLRNLGRSGAVSNRFSVGLDYELPPAQARALLEKVVLQHPKVLREPAARIRVQEFQDSAIAYELQVWQRDLGDGAIGDLRSDLLEQIWYALAREGQSIPFPVRELRPRRPQDRDQPPGHPSRQQCCQTLASAGIFTDLSGEQLETLVEGSHQVAYGPGEAVVQEGAEGHSMFHVLRGTVEILKEIEPGHTVAVRQLGPGEVFGEMTLFLDAPRSATVRATEECLLLEVDRDSIKGLLDENPDLLERFAAMVQERQAELKSLDREQHTERSNALLETMKRLFFAFKGT; from the coding sequence TTGGCCCTGCTGCAGATCTGGATCAGCGCCCTGGCCGCCACGGCCGGGCTGCTGGTGCTGGCCCGACTCGGACGCCTCAGGCACCTGCCGACCCTGCCGCTGCGGTTGCCGCTGCTGGCCATCGCCGCCTGGGTGCTGCTGAGTTCCCTGCCATTGCAGGGGTTGCCGCCGGCCTACCGGGTGTGGGTGCTGCTCACCGACGACCTGCTGCTCACCTACGCCGCCATCCTCATCGCCCTCTGGGCAGCCCTGGAGGTGCCCGCCCACCTGGGGCTGTGGCGCCCTCCACCGCAGCTGTTGATGCAACTGCTCACGCTCGGCAGCGGCGCCCTGGCCACGGTGGTGCTGGTGCGGCAGTCGGCGCGACTGGACCTGGTGGGCCTGGTGACCACCTCCGCCGTGCTCACTGCCGTGATCGGCCTGGCGGCCCAGGAGTCGCTCAAGGACCTGTTCGCGGGTCTGGAGCTGCAGCTGGGGGACGACTTCACCGAAGGGGACTTCCTTGAGCTCGACCAGGGGGTGCGCGGGGTGGTGGTCCGGGTCAGCTGGCGGGACACCATGCTGCGCAACATGGACGGCCAGCTGGTGGTGGTCCCCAACAGCCTCGTCACGGCGCGGGTGCTGCGCAACCTGGGCCGGTCCGGGGCCGTCAGCAACCGGTTCAGCGTCGGCCTCGACTACGAACTGCCGCCTGCCCAGGCCAGGGCCCTGCTCGAGAAGGTCGTGCTGCAGCACCCCAAGGTGTTGCGCGAACCGGCCGCCCGCATCCGGGTCCAGGAGTTCCAGGACAGTGCCATCGCCTACGAGCTGCAGGTGTGGCAGCGGGATCTGGGGGATGGCGCCATCGGCGATCTGCGCAGTGATCTTCTGGAGCAGATCTGGTACGCCCTGGCCCGGGAGGGCCAGAGCATTCCCTTCCCCGTGCGGGAGTTGCGCCCGCGCCGCCCCCAGGACAGGGACCAGCCGCCCGGCCACCCCTCCCGCCAGCAGTGCTGCCAGACCCTGGCCAGCGCGGGGATCTTCACGGACCTGAGCGGCGAGCAACTCGAGACCCTCGTCGAGGGCAGCCACCAGGTCGCCTACGGGCCCGGCGAGGCGGTGGTGCAGGAGGGCGCCGAGGGCCACTCGATGTTCCACGTCCTGCGGGGGACCGTGGAGATCCTCAAGGAGATCGAGCCGGGCCACACTGTGGCCGTGCGCCAGCTGGGGCCCGGCGAGGTGTTCGGCGAGATGACCCTCTTCCTCGACGCGCCGCGCAGCGCCACGGTGCGGGCCACCGAGGAATGCCTGCTGCTGGAGGTGGACCGGGACAGCATCAAGGGCCTGCTGGACGAGAACCCCGACCTGCTGGAGCGTTTCGCCGCCATGGTCCAGGAGCGGCAGGCGGAGCTGAAAAGCCTGGATCGCGAACAGCACACCGAACGCTCCAATGCTCTGCTGGAGACGATGAAACGCCTCTTCTTCGCCTTCAAGGGCACCTGA
- a CDS encoding CHASE2 domain-containing protein: protein MDSRKGPGSALSSLLARLGLNHLGDGVRSLVPYAAAGLLLLALQRSPINETLNLLLYDLITSLRQAPSGTDKPITIIGIDESDLATYGFPIDDKVLCEAIDRLSAEGAVAIGLDIYRDQGVGPDQACLRDRFRTNPRLVSIFNVAEAIGPVPGTPADRRGFNDLVLDADGVIRRDLVHVAGQDEATVSLPLRLLEVGKGQRSLRQRLEKGTEPGPWLEPASGGYDQLDAAGMQQMLSFHQLGSFHLWNLQDVLGRRPIPRDQIRGHIVLIGSTAPSLRDLFPVPQTRSALGAKQLLVPGVEIHAHRLAALMDRTVAGDPRRLRTLPGWVERVAEVLAVVLGIVLGEAFRLLRRSVIVVVLVAALMVGGAVLLLYNFVWVGLSLPLTGLIAMAGAAWVRRGASSQKQRQQIERLLGQTTSPAVARQLWNQRDGLLSDGRFEGRQLPVTVLMSDTCSFTSVSERLSPGELLDWLNRGMALFVPAITRRGGMVNKFTGDGLLAVFGAPLSSGEQADAKAAIDAALAIQRAVDSLNEELEQEGLPAMGLRVGVHSGAVLAGSMGSSERLEYAVIGDAVNCAARLESLDKQRQSNLCRVLVSSSTVDLLPKGLPLEWLDWGELNVKGRTEPLRIWELRGGLRRDSALESAPATGP, encoded by the coding sequence ATGGACAGCAGAAAAGGGCCTGGATCAGCGCTGAGTTCCCTGCTGGCACGGCTGGGGTTGAACCACCTGGGGGATGGCGTCCGCTCGCTCGTGCCCTACGCGGCGGCGGGGCTGCTGCTGCTGGCGCTGCAGCGCAGCCCCATCAACGAAACCCTCAACCTGCTGCTCTATGACCTGATCACCAGCCTGCGCCAGGCTCCCTCCGGCACGGACAAACCGATCACGATCATCGGCATCGATGAATCCGACCTCGCTACCTATGGGTTCCCGATCGACGACAAGGTGCTGTGCGAAGCCATCGACCGGCTGAGCGCCGAGGGGGCCGTGGCGATCGGCCTCGACATCTACCGCGATCAGGGCGTCGGCCCCGACCAGGCCTGCCTGCGCGATCGCTTCCGGACCAACCCTCGCCTCGTTTCGATCTTCAACGTGGCCGAAGCCATCGGCCCGGTGCCGGGCACGCCGGCCGATCGCCGCGGTTTCAACGACCTGGTGCTGGACGCCGATGGCGTCATCCGCCGGGATCTGGTCCATGTGGCCGGCCAGGACGAAGCCACCGTGTCCCTGCCCCTGCGCCTGCTGGAGGTGGGCAAGGGTCAGAGGAGCCTGCGGCAGCGGCTCGAAAAGGGCACCGAGCCAGGCCCCTGGCTGGAGCCGGCCTCCGGGGGCTACGACCAGCTGGATGCCGCCGGGATGCAGCAGATGCTGTCGTTCCACCAGCTCGGCAGCTTCCACCTCTGGAATCTCCAGGATGTGCTCGGCCGTCGGCCGATCCCCAGGGACCAGATCCGCGGCCACATCGTGCTGATCGGCAGCACCGCCCCGAGCCTGCGGGACCTGTTCCCCGTGCCCCAGACCCGCTCCGCCCTCGGGGCCAAGCAACTGCTGGTGCCAGGCGTCGAAATCCATGCCCATCGCCTGGCCGCCCTGATGGACCGCACCGTGGCCGGCGACCCGCGGCGCCTGCGCACGCTTCCGGGCTGGGTGGAGCGTGTTGCCGAGGTGCTGGCCGTGGTGCTGGGGATCGTCCTGGGGGAAGCCTTCCGGCTGCTGCGGCGCAGCGTGATCGTGGTGGTGCTGGTGGCCGCCCTGATGGTCGGAGGGGCCGTGCTGCTGCTCTACAACTTCGTCTGGGTCGGGTTGAGCCTGCCGCTCACCGGGCTGATCGCCATGGCCGGTGCGGCCTGGGTGCGCCGGGGCGCCTCCAGCCAGAAGCAGCGCCAGCAGATCGAGCGGCTCCTCGGCCAGACCACCTCCCCGGCCGTGGCCCGCCAGCTCTGGAATCAGCGTGATGGGCTGCTCAGCGACGGGCGCTTCGAGGGCCGCCAGCTGCCGGTCACGGTGTTGATGTCGGACACCTGCTCATTCACCAGTGTGTCGGAACGGCTCAGTCCCGGTGAGCTGCTCGACTGGCTGAATCGGGGCATGGCCCTGTTCGTCCCCGCGATCACGCGCCGGGGCGGCATGGTCAACAAGTTCACCGGCGACGGGCTGCTGGCGGTCTTCGGCGCCCCCCTGAGCAGTGGCGAGCAGGCGGATGCCAAGGCCGCCATCGATGCCGCCCTGGCGATTCAGCGGGCCGTGGACAGCCTCAATGAGGAGCTGGAGCAGGAGGGACTGCCGGCCATGGGCCTGCGCGTTGGGGTCCACTCCGGAGCCGTCCTGGCGGGATCGATGGGCAGCAGCGAACGGCTCGAGTACGCCGTGATCGGCGATGCCGTGAACTGCGCCGCCCGGCTCGAGAGCCTCGACAAGCAGCGTCAGAGCAATCTCTGCCGGGTGCTGGTGTCCTCCAGCACGGTGGATCTGCTGCCCAAGGGTCTGCCGCTGGAGTGGCTCGACTGGGGGGAGCTCAATGTCAAGGGGCGCACCGAACCCCTGCGCATCTGGGAACTGCGGGGTGGCCTCAGGCGGGACAGCGCACTGGAATCCGCTCCGGCCACTGGGCCGTGA